A window of bacterium genomic DNA:
GGCGAGGAGACCGTCAAGCAGATCCGCGACATGGGCGGCGAAGCCATCTTCGTGCGCACCGACGTGTCCAAGGAAGAGGACGTCAAGGCTATGGTGGAGGCGGCCGAGAAGCAGTTCGGCGGCCTGGACTACGCCTTCAACAACGCGGGCATCGAAGGGCAGATGGCTCCGACCGCCGAGTACACGCTGGAGGTGTGGAACAAGGTCATCGGCATCAACTTGACCGGCGTCTGGCTGTGCATGCGCTACGAAATTCCCGTCATGCTGCGCCGGGGCGGCGGCGCCATCGTCAACACCGCGTCGGGCGCCGGGCTCATCGGCTTCCCGGCCCTGCCGGCCTACGTGGCCAGTAAGCACGGCGTGGTCGGGCTCACGAAGTCGGTGGCCCTGGAGCTGGCGACCCGGGGCGTGCGGGTCAACGCCGTGTGCCCGGGGACGACCTGCACGCCGATGATCGAGTCGTTCGTGGCCGGCGCCCCCGAGATGGAGAAGCTGATGACGGCCAGCTCGCCGGTCGGCCGCATGGCCGAACCGGGCGAGGTGGCGGCCGCCATCACCGGCCGGTTCCCGGACGCGGTCGGCCCGCACACCGACGACATCTGCTACGCCACCACCAATCGGCAGCGGGCCGTCGCCGGCGTCGCCCGGCGGAGCCTGCTCCAGCCGCACACGGCCCTCGGCGACCACCACGGTCGTCATGGAATCCGCGCCGTAGGCGCGCACGCCGAAGCGCGTGCCAAGCACCTCGACGACGCCTTGCGCGGTGTGCACGCGGAACGGCCGCCTGGGATCCGTCTCGACCTCGAAGTACGCGTTGCCGTCGAGGTACACGTCGCGAGACCCGCGGCCGAGCGAGGGCGTGAACCGGAGCTCGCTCTCCGCGCCCAGCAGCACCCGCGTGCCATCGCTCAGGTAGACGGTGCCGGTCTGCGCCCTCTCCGTCGCGACCCGGTCCAGCGGCTCCGGGGCCCGGACCCGCGACGTCCACTCCACCATGCCCCACACGCCGCCCGCGGCCACCAGCAGCACGGCCGCGACCCGACCCAGCAGCCACGCCACCCGAGGCGGCCGGCCACCACTCGCCCGCCGGCCGGGCCCATCGACCACCGACGGCCGTGGGCGCCCCTCTTCGCCGGACGACGGCGGCACCAGCCGGGCCCTCACCGCCTTCCACGCGGCGCGCGAGTCCCACGGCGACCGCGCCGCCCCGGCCGCCTGCCAGGCGCGGCGCAGCGCATCGACTTCCTTCGCAATGGCGTCGTCCTCCGCCATGCGCGCCTCCAGCCGCGCCACCTCCTCCGGCGCGGCCTCGCCGGCCACGTAGCGGGCGACGAGCCGATCGAGCTCTTCAGGTGACATCGCGTCGTTTCCCATGGCTCCTGTCCGGTATAGACGCACGACTCGCCGACTACCGGGACAAGGCCCTCGAGCCTGCCGGCCGTGGAGCGGAATCGGACGCCCGATGCCGCCCGGCGTCGTGGCAATCGGAGCGGCCTGGTGCGCTGATGATGCGGAGGAGATCACCACCGGGAGGCGGGCACGGCGGTGTGACGCCCCGTGCGCGGGTGCGGTGGAAAGAGATGACGATCCGCCGGCGGGCACGGCGGTGTGATGGCCCGCGGGTGGGTCGCGTGCTGGCGGGTCGAGCCGGGCTGAGGCGGGCTACCCGTTCGCGGCCGCCCGACGTATCGCCGGTCGGGCAGCCGCAGCCGCCATCGCCAGGCCGATCAATCCGGATTCCGTGCAGGGGCAGGAACAGCTCCGGCGTCGCGGCGTTCCGCTCGCCATGTCGCCGGGCGCATCAGGGCGAGCTCAGGACAGGCAGCGGCGCGCCAGCTCGAGGACGGGTGAGAGCGCGGCAGACAGGACTAGGTACGGCCCCAGCCGGGTGCGCAGGTGCTTGAGGGCGCGCGAGATCTGCGTCTCGACCGTGCTGACCGCGACGTCCAGCGCGTGCGCGATCTCGGAGTACGACAGCCCCTCGCGACGACTCATCAGGAAGATCAGGCGACAACGCTCCGGCAGCTCGTCGATGGCCCGCTGCACGGCCTCGGCGAGCTCGTGGGCGTGCACCTCGACGGTGAGGGTCTCATCCCGCGGCTCGGATGCGTCCGCCGCCATCTCCCGCGCCGCGCTCCGCGCCACGCGCCGGTGGCGCAGATAACTGTACGCGCGATTGCGCGCCGTCGTGTACAGGTAGGAGATCGCCATCTGCACCGGTGCGCGGGTATGCCGCTCCCACAGGCTGACGAACGCGTCCTGTGCCAGCTCTTCCGCCACGTGCGGGAGCCCCACGATGTGCCGGATGTATTCGCAGAGCGCGCCGTAGTGCTCGTGGAAGAACGCCTCGAAGTTGGCGAGGTCGTCCGACGGCGGTTCTTGCGCGCGCCGGTCCCCTCCCCCGGGCCGCGCCGGTACGGGGTCGCGGAAAGGCTTCGCCACTCGATCGGGCCGTTCGGGCATACGGACCGGTCAGGGGATGGGCGCTTCGGCGCGCGGGCTCGTCGTGCGTAAAGGGGAGTGGCCCGACAAGCTAGCGCGCGGCGGGACGAGACGCAAGGAAGCGAACGACGCGCGGCCGCTCGACCGCATTCCATGCCCACGCCCTCGGCCACCGCGCCGCTCACCGCCCCGCCATGACCAGCGCAGAGTAGCTCCCGTACTCGCCTCGCCTCCACGCCTCCACGAAATCGCCCATGTCCTGCAGGAGCTGCGTGCTGTAGTAGCCGGGCACGGTGGCCGGATGCCCAGTGCGGCCGCGATTGAAGTAGCTGCGCACGATGACGGCGCCGTCCGCCCGCGGCAGCCCGGCGACCGTCCGGGCAAAGCGGTCGAAGACGCCGTCCATCATCAGGTAGAACTCGACGTTCGACGTGTAGAACGCAACGACACGCTCGCCACGCCGCTCGATCTCGCGCCCGACCGCCGCGAGCGCGTGCGGCCCCGCGAAGTCCCCCACCACCGGGATCACCAGGTTCCGCTCCTGCATCTCCTTCACGAAGCGGAAGTCTTCGGCGCTCGCCAGGTAGTTCGCGTACAGGCCCGTGCGGTCCCGCTCGAGCAGGAGCTGCCGGTACGTCGGGTAGTAGAACTGCGGCCGCCGGCCGTGACTGGTGAAGCGGATGTCCGGCCCCGCCTCGATGAAGCTGCGGTGGATGAAGTCGATCCGCTCGAGGTCCGCCGCCGAGAGCGGCACGCCGAGCGCCTGCACGCGGCCCTGCACGGCGCGCAGCGCGCGCTCCCTGCTCTCCGGCGTCACCGCCGCCGCGTCGAGCCGCTCGACCAGCGTCTCGATCCCGGCATGCGCCTCATCGTAGCCCGCGCCGTCCACCTCCCGCCCGAACAGCAGCCCGAGGTACGTCAGCCGGTCCGGCGAGAGCTCGAACAGCGCCTTGAAGAAAAGGTGCTGGAGCATGTTGTCCCGCCGGATGTCCAGGATGAACGCGATCGTCGGACGCAGCGCGGCGATGTACGAGAAGTTCTGGTCCGGCCCCACCCCGATGTACGCGCCCCCCCGACCGCGCAGCTCCCGCAGGTCCTGCGCGACGTGCAGGTACGACGCCTCGTTCGAGATCAGGTTGTCCGTGTCGAAGTAGCCGCCGGGCTCGGAGAGCTCCGCGATGAGGCGGGCGAACGTGCTGTCCGGGAGCGGCGCCGCAGGCGCCAGCGCCGCAGCAGCGGCCGCTTCCCTCGGGGGCTGCGGCACCGCGCCGTCCGCCCGCCGCCCGTCGCACGCGGCGACGACGGCCGCCGCCAGCAGCGCGCCGGCGAGCCACGCTCGCGCCGTGGATCGGGAGGAAAGGCCCAGCTCTCCAGGCATCGTGTCCGTCCCCGGCCAGGGTGGGAGACCGTCTCGCAACGTAACACGCCCAGGCCGCCGGCTCCAGCACCGGGCCGGCACTCCTACGGACCAGCGCCGAGGCACACGCCTTGCGTAGCGCCCCGGGTACGCCCCAACGAGACAGACCGGGCTGCCGCGCCGTTTCCGCGGCTTCCGTTCGGACCCCGTTGATGAAAGGACGAAGTCCATGGAGCGCACCGTTGGGTTCGCCCGCATTCTCGGGCTCGCGGTCCTGCCCTGCTTCCTGGCGGCCTGCGGCCCTTCGTCCGACGTGCGGCAACAGCTCGCTCAGCTCGAAGCCGTGTCCGCCGAGAAGGACAGCCTCCTGCTCCAGGTGGCGGAGAACGCCCGGCTCATGAGCGACATCGCCGCTGAAATCGCCCGCGTCCAGACGCCCCGCACCGCCACCGTCGGCGGGCAGGAGCCCACGCCCATCGCCATCACGCGGGAGAACCTCCTCGAGAACATCCAGCAGCTCACGGCTCGGCTCGAGGAGAGCGAGAAGCGCCTCGCGGAGAGCGAACAGCGGATCCGGACGCTCACCCGCGAGTCGCAATCCGCCCAGGCCCGTCTCGCCGAATTCCGGAAGACGATCCAGGGGCTCCAGGCCACCATCGAGAACCAGAAGCAGACCATCGCCATGTTGACCGAGCAGGTCAACGCGCTCCAGGAGGAGAACGTCCGGCTCGCCGAGGAGAACCGGCAACTGGCGCTGGAGAAGTCGGCGCTGGAGCAGACGCTGAGCGAGATCGAGGAACGCGAGAGCACGGTCTACTACGTCGTCGGGACCAAAGAGGAGCTCCTCCGGCGCGGCCTGGTCACCGAGGAGGGCGGCAGCCGGGTGCTCTTCATCTTCGGCAAGCGCGGCAAGACGCTCGTGCCCTCCCGGGTCCTCGACCTGACCCAGTTCACCGCGGTGGACAAGCGCGTGTGGACGGAGTTCCAGCTCCCGCGGCCCGACAAGGCGTATCGCATCGTCACCCGCCAGGACCTCTCCGCTCTGGCCGAGCCCGCGGACGAGGACGGGACGATCCGCGGCGCGCTGCGCATCGCCGACCCGGACCGCTTCTGGGCTCACCAGAAGTACCTGATCCTGGTCGAGAGCTGAACGGCGCCTGGGCTGACGCTCGTCGGTCGGCGCACCGC
This region includes:
- a CDS encoding RNA polymerase sigma-70 factor; amino-acid sequence: MPERPDRVAKPFRDPVPARPGGGDRRAQEPPSDDLANFEAFFHEHYGALCEYIRHIVGLPHVAEELAQDAFVSLWERHTRAPVQMAISYLYTTARNRAYSYLRHRRVARSAAREMAADASEPRDETLTVEVHAHELAEAVQRAIDELPERCRLIFLMSRREGLSYSEIAHALDVAVSTVETQISRALKHLRTRLGPYLVLSAALSPVLELARRCLS